Proteins from one Nilaparvata lugens isolate BPH chromosome 10, ASM1435652v1, whole genome shotgun sequence genomic window:
- the LOC111049020 gene encoding uncharacterized protein LOC111049020 — MEVTDTNNVEQHFEKLNLTVTTTSPSPPSDRSAPDQSEETDESGSAPPAPTANRRCMLRPRKRVSGEFGNVDPTSPSKIGRQETTPTLKMASVRRNPNLETIFEEPVVKKNGAVVLIGASKIKRSITFQQFVSKTKAKKRKALVKKFNFGRRKKTSLTLNDVKVKLLDLDNALHMTTND; from the coding sequence ATGGAGGTGACCGACACAAACAACGTAGAGCAGCACTTTGAGAAGTTGAACCTTACAGTCACAACCACTTCCCCCTCCCCACCGTCCGACCGTTCGGCTCCCGACCAATCAGAGGAGACTGACGAATCAGGCTCCGCCCCCCCAGCACCCACTGCAAACCGCCGCTGCATGCTGCGGCCCCGAAAACGTGTCTCGGGAGAATTCGGCAACGTCGACCCAACGTCACCGTCGAAAATCGGCCGCCAAGAAACCACCCCAACCCTGAAAATGGCCTCTGTACGTCGCAACCCCAACCTGGAAACTATTTTCGAGGAACCGGTGGTCAAGAAAAATGGTGCCGTCGTTTTGATAGGTGCGTCGAAAATAAAACGTTCAATTACTTTTCAGCAATTTGTTTCGAAAACTAAGGCAAAGAAACGTAAGGCGTTAGTGAAAAAGTTCAACTTCGGTCGCAGAAAGAAGACTAGTTTAACGTTGAATGATGTAAAAGTGAAATTGTTGGATTTAGATAACGCGCTGCATATGACTACTAATGATTGA
- the LOC111049018 gene encoding UPF0545 protein C22orf39 homolog → MSEKEELHLPEDIKLKMFLVKNCSWYDEEYSDCKSVRGRFHQYFVHGDLLDCSPWKRDMANCERWTKNKDRDSLEELINSEMKRREERLKPFKENEVWENRTSPPENWNSPLPPWLEEEYKNSYLGLRADEFRDMVNDKARKSFCSFM, encoded by the exons ATGAGTGAGAAAGAAGAACTTCATTTGCCGGAAGATATTAAACTGAAAATGTTTTTG gtGAAGAATTGTTCCTGGTACGATGAAGAGTACTCTGATTGTAAGAGTGTAAGAGGTAGATTTCACCAATATTTTGTTCATGGCGACCTACTTGATTGCAGTCCATGGAAACGTGATATGGCCAACTGCGAAAGATGGACGAAAAATAAGGACCGGGATTCCCTT GAAGAACTGATCAACAGCGAGATGAAACGCCGAGAGGAACGTCTGAAACCATTCAAAGAAAACGAGGTTTGGGAAAACAGAACTTCGCCCCCTGAAAATTGGAACTCGCCCCTTCCACCATGGTTGGAGGAGGAATACAAAAATTCCTACCTCGGATTGAGAGCTGATGAATTCAGAGACATGGTCAATGATAAAGCAAGGAAAAGTTTTTGTAGTTTCATGTGA
- the LOC111049021 gene encoding mitochondrial E3 ubiquitin protein ligase 1 yields the protein MDLWREVLCFTVDAVLFSLSYGQYRYLNNTTNKIKTAQFIGINPDPKNLPEKDRKSVLVQGTVQTLGETLPSFSAPNVRGVYQKVTFVEHAISKNSTGFWSDRKHVIQEIVNAVPFTLKKGNYIVEILDAKNAFFLDLDVVATKYEPTNPTLLDGLVGFFSGIRKRGLEVTEEMLKEGTVLTETFKWLSLLFGTFGLVLGALLVRRGWISYKKKLESEERRRRLEEMRRERRRINRNHEDVPDDQQCVVCRDNRKEIILLPCGHFCLCEDCSRMCNDLCPMCRAVIQAMQPVFM from the exons ATGGATTTATGGAGAGAAGTTTTGTGTTTTACCGTTGATGCTGTACTATTTTCTTTGAGTTACGGACAATATCGGTATCTAAATAacactacaaataaaataaaa ACAGCTCAATTCATAGGTATTAATCCAGATCCAAAGAATCTTCCAGAAAAAGATAGAAAATCCGTCCTTGTCCAAGGAACCGTTCAGACCTTGGGCGAAACCCTACCTAGTTTTTCGGCCCCAAACGTCAGAGGAGTTTACCAAAAAGTCACTTTTGTAGAGCATGCTATTTCAAAAAATAGCACAGGTTTCTG GTCTGACAGAAAACACGTTATCCAAGAAATTGTAAACGCTGTAccttttacattgaaaaaaggCAACTACATAGTCGAAATTTTGGACGCGAAAAatgccttttttctagatttaGACGTCGTTGCCACAAAATATGAGCCCACCAATCCCACCCTTCTCGATGGTCTGGTGGGGTTTTTCAGTGGCATTAGAAAACGCGGCCTAGAAGTCACTGAAGAAATGCTCAAAGAAGGCACTGTTTTAACAG aaacattCAA ATGGTTATCACTGCTATTCGGGACTTTCGGTCTAGTACTAGGCGCACTACTAGTTAGACGAGGCTGGATATCCTACAAGAAGAAGCTAGAATCAGAGGAAAGACGCAGACGTTTGGAGGAGATGAGGAGGGAAAGACGACGAATCAACAGGAACCACGAAGATGTGCCGGACGACCAGCAGTGCGTCGTGTGCAGGGATAACCGGAAGGAGATAATACTCTTGCCTTGTGGACATTTTTGTCTGTGTGAAGACTGTAGTCGCATGTGCAACGATTTGTGTCCCATGTGTCGAGCTGTCATTCAGGCAATGCAGCCTGTTTTCATGTAA